TGGGTCTCTCTTCGGTCTTTGTGGTCGATGAGCGCGAAAAGGTTCTGGTGCTGCAATTCGGCCAGATCAAATCCGTCAAGGAAGAACCGGGCCTCTCCTTCAAGATCCCCTTCATTCAGGAGGTGGTGCGCTATGATGACCGCATCCTGTCGCTCGATACCGACACCATCGAGGTGACGCCGTCGGATGACCGCCGTCTTGTGGTCGATGCCTTTGCGCGTTACCGCATCCGCGACGCGGTGCAGTTCCGTCAGGCCGTCGGCGTGGGCGGGGTGCGTCTGGCCGAGGATCGTCTGTCATCCATTCTCAACGCGCAGATCCGCGAAGTTCTGGGTGCCGATCAGGTGACGTCCGATACGATCCTGTCCGAAGATCGGCGCGAATTGATGCGCCGCATCCAGCGGCAGGCACAGACCAGTGCGGCGGGCCTTGGCCTTGACGTGGTGGATGTGCGGCTCAAG
The nucleotide sequence above comes from Roseovarius mucosus. Encoded proteins:
- the hflC gene encoding protease modulator HflC, yielding MTKFLIPLVVVLGFLGLSSVFVVDEREKVLVLQFGQIKSVKEEPGLSFKIPFIQEVVRYDDRILSLDTDTIEVTPSDDRRLVVDAFARYRIRDAVQFRQAVGVGGVRLAEDRLSSILNAQIREVLGADQVTSDTILSEDRRELMRRIQRQAQTSAAGLGLDVVDVRLKQTNLPEQNLEATFARMRAEREREAADEIARGNEAAQRVRALADRTVTETLSDAEREAQVIRGEADAERNAIFAEAFGADPEFFAFYRSLEAYEKALQGNNSSMVMTPDSEFFDYLKSGSAP